The Bradyrhizobium sp. CCGB01 genome segment CCGCACGCTGCTGCTCACCTTCTTCTACCGGCAGATGCGCGACATCATCGACGGCGGCTATCTCTATATCGCCCAGCCGCCGCTCTATAAGGTTTCGCGCGGCAAGTCCGAGCAATATCTAAAGGACGAGCGGGCGCTGGAAGACTATCTGATCGACGCCGGCCTCGACGATTGCGTCTTCATTCCCGGCACCGGCGGCGACCGCACCGGCCGCGATCTGCGTGCGCTGGTCGACGACGCCCGCGTGGTCCGCAGCATCCTGCGCAACCTGCACAGCCGCTATAACCGCAAGGTCGTCGAGCAGGCCGCCATCACCGGCGTGCTGAACAAGTCGGTCTACGGCAATCCCGAGAACGCCACGGCCGCGGCGCAGTACATCGCAACCCGGCTGGACAACCAGGCCGAGGAGGTCGAGCGCGGCTGGATCGGGCAATACGTGGAAGGCCAGGGTTTCCAGTTCGAGCGCACCGTGCGCGGCGTCAAGGAAGCTGCCGTCATCGACGATGCGTTCCTGGGGTCCGCCGAGGCGCGCAAGCTCGACGAGTACACGACGAAGCTTCAGGACGTCTATGCCCGCTCCGGCAAGCTGCGGCGGAAGGACAGCGAGCACATGGTCCACGGACCGGTCGACCTGTTCGAGGCCGTCACCGAGTCCGGCCGCAAGGGCATCTCGCTGCAGCGCTACAAAGGTCTCGGCGAGATGAACCCCGAGCAGCTCTGGGAGACGACGCTCGACACCGACGTGCGCTCGCTGCTCCAGGTGAAGGTCAAGGAGGTCGACGAGGCCGACGACATCTTCACCAAGCTGATGGGCGACGTGGTCGAGCCGCGCCGCGACTTCATCCAGGAAAACTCGCTCAGCGCGACGATCGATATCTGAGGTGGTCGCGTAAGCGGAGATTGGCGGGCGATCCCGCTGCGGCCATCCTTCGAGACGCCCGCTTTGCGGGCTCCTCAGGATGCGGTCTGGCTTCGCGGGGAAGGTCCTAAACTCTCATGGTGAGGAGCGTCGCTTGCGGCGTCCCTGAACCTCACCACCCGCGCTCGCGACGAAGTGGCATGAACCCGTTGGGCCAATTCCGGCCGGGAAGCGTCGCGCCATGACCGCCTCTGCAACCACCAGTTCCGCCGTGCCGTCCCGCCGGCTCGGCATCATCGGCAGCATTGTCGGTGTGCTGGCGCTGATGGCGGCGGTGTTGCCGCACTGGGTTGTGCCGATGGTGTTTCCGCCGCCGCCGGCGGACCAGGTCATCGTCGACACCGGACATCGCATCAAGGACCGCGTCATCGCGCGGGTGAAGGGCGTGGAATATCAGGCGCCGAAGGTCGAGAAATCGGCCGGACGAAGCTGGAGCGAAACGGCCTCCGTCACCGCGATTTCGCTCGGCCTGCTCGCCATCCTGCTCTCGGTCCTCTCGCTGATCTTCCGGGAGGAACGGCTCCTCGCTGCTGTCGCCGCCACGCTCGGCACCGGCGCCATCGCGATTGAGATCTCCTTCGTCATGATCGGCGCGCTGATCCTGATCGCGCTCCTCTATGTGGTGGGGAATATCATCGGCCTGCTCTGACGGCTGCTCGCCACACGCACCACCCTCATCCTGAGGAGCCCGCGACAGCGGGCGTCTCGAAGGATGGCCACGGCGAGCGCCGGGCCCTTCATGGTTCGAGACGCGCGTTCCGCGCTCCCCACCATGAGGGACTTACGGTCACTTCCTGGCCTGCGAACGGCCCTGAACCACGGCCGCCGCAATTGCTACCGCGCTCAAATCTCTGTAGTTTCCGCCCGAAACAGCCCGCCCCACCCAACAGCACAGCGAGTATCCACTTGGCGCCCATCCAGTACATCGTTGAGGGCGGTCACCGGCTCTCGGGTTCGATCGAGCCGTCCGGCAACAAGAATTCGGCGCTGCCGATCATCGCGGCCGCCCTGCTCACCGAGCACCCGGTGACGCTGGAGAACGTGCCGCGGATCCGCGACACCGAGACCCTGGTCGAGCTGGTCCGCTCGGTCGGCGCCTCGGCCGAGTGGACCGCCCGCAACACGCTTCACATCCACGCCAAGAGCATCCGCGCCGCCGATCTCGACCCCGAGCTCTGCGTCCGCATCCGCGCCTCGATCCTGCTCGCGGGGCCCCTGCTCGCCCGCTGCGGCGAAGTGATGCTGCCGCCGCCCGGCGGCGACGTCATCGGCCGCCGGCGCCTCGACACCCATGTGCTCGCGCTCGAGCAACTCGGCGCCAAGGTCACCGCGACCGACCGGCTTGAATTCCGCGCGGCACGGCTGGCCGGCGCGGACGTGTTCCTGGACGAGCCGAGCGTCACCGCGACCGAGAACGCGCTGGTCGCGGCGGTCGCCGCCGACGGCGTCACATATCTGCGCAATGCGGCCTCCGAGCCGCATGTGCAGGACCTCGCCAATTTCCTGGTCGCGCTCGGTGCGAAGATCGAAGGCATCGGCACCAACACCATGACCGTGCACGGGCCAGCGACGCTCGGCGGCGCGACCTACCGGATCCAGCCCGACCATATCGAGGTCGGCTCGCTGATCGGGCTTGCGGCCGTGACGCGCTCCCCGCTTCGCATCGTGCGCGCCGGGGTCGAGCATCTGCGTTCGATCCGCATGGGGTTCGAACGGCTCGGCATCGTCTGCCGC includes the following:
- the murA gene encoding UDP-N-acetylglucosamine 1-carboxyvinyltransferase → MAPIQYIVEGGHRLSGSIEPSGNKNSALPIIAAALLTEHPVTLENVPRIRDTETLVELVRSVGASAEWTARNTLHIHAKSIRAADLDPELCVRIRASILLAGPLLARCGEVMLPPPGGDVIGRRRLDTHVLALEQLGAKVTATDRLEFRAARLAGADVFLDEPSVTATENALVAAVAADGVTYLRNAASEPHVQDLANFLVALGAKIEGIGTNTMTVHGPATLGGATYRIQPDHIEVGSLIGLAAVTRSPLRIVRAGVEHLRSIRMGFERLGIVCRIEGDDLIVPSNQTLKIQDDFGGHVPKLEDQPWPAFPADLMSIAIVTATQCEGVILMFEKMFESRMFFVDKLIAMGARIVLCDPHRAIIAGPSRLRGASMISPDIRAGMAMLLAAVCAEGTSTINNADQIERGYERIDERLNALGAKIKRVPERKG